In Streptomyces sclerotialus, one genomic interval encodes:
- a CDS encoding GatB/YqeY domain-containing protein: MTTLKTKLQDDLTAAIKARDELRSSTLRLTLTAIQKEEVAGTEARELSDGEVEKIIAREAKKRREAAEAFDKGGRTEQAAREKAEGEVLADYLPKQLTDEELENIVAEAVAEAKGSGAEGPKAMGAVMKIVNPKVAGRAEGGRVAAAVKKLLAG, translated from the coding sequence ATGACCACGCTCAAGACGAAGCTGCAGGACGACCTCACCGCAGCGATCAAGGCGCGCGACGAGCTGCGCTCCTCCACCCTCCGCCTCACGCTCACCGCGATCCAGAAGGAGGAGGTCGCGGGGACCGAGGCCCGCGAGCTGTCGGACGGCGAGGTCGAGAAGATCATCGCGCGTGAGGCGAAGAAGCGCCGGGAGGCCGCCGAGGCGTTCGACAAGGGCGGCCGGACGGAGCAGGCCGCGCGGGAGAAGGCCGAGGGCGAGGTGCTCGCCGACTACCTCCCCAAGCAGCTCACGGACGAGGAGCTGGAGAACATCGTCGCCGAGGCGGTGGCCGAGGCCAAGGGCAGCGGCGCCGAGGGCCCGAAGGCCATGGGCGCGGTCATGAAGATCGTGAACCCTAAGGTCGCGGGCCGTGCCGAGGGCGGCCGGGTGGCCGCCGCGGTGAAGAAGCTGCTGGCGGGCTGA
- a CDS encoding TlpA family protein disulfide reductase — protein sequence MSFRRRPLAHLPARGRPALRAACAAALMLSGCLSGCGDNDSGGSSQAGFVKGDDGFDTVPVAARKPAPAIDGRTTHGDPLNIADYKGKVVVLNIWGSWCGPCIAEAPGFAEVAEENRSKGVQFVGINTRDSSTAQAISFEERHELPYPSLFDPSGKLMLRFPKGSLNPQFLPSTIVVDRHGRTAARAIGPLGEQQLRKMIQPLTAED from the coding sequence ATGTCCTTCCGCCGCCGCCCACTCGCCCACCTGCCGGCCCGCGGCCGCCCGGCCCTACGCGCCGCCTGCGCCGCGGCGTTGATGCTCAGCGGCTGTCTCAGCGGCTGCGGGGACAACGACTCCGGCGGGAGCTCGCAGGCGGGCTTCGTCAAGGGTGACGACGGCTTCGACACGGTGCCCGTCGCCGCGCGGAAACCGGCACCCGCCATCGACGGCAGGACGACGCACGGCGATCCCCTGAACATCGCCGACTACAAGGGAAAGGTCGTCGTCCTCAACATCTGGGGCTCCTGGTGCGGTCCCTGCATCGCCGAGGCACCCGGCTTCGCCGAGGTCGCCGAGGAGAACCGGAGCAAGGGCGTGCAGTTCGTCGGCATCAACACCCGCGACAGCAGCACCGCACAGGCCATCAGCTTCGAAGAGCGGCACGAGTTGCCGTACCCCAGCCTGTTCGACCCGTCGGGAAAACTCATGCTCCGATTCCCCAAGGGTAGCCTGAACCCTCAGTTCCTGCCGTCGACCATCGTCGTCGACCGCCACGGCCGCACCGCGGCCCGAGCCATCGGCCCCCTCGGCGAACAGCAGCTCCGCAAGATGATCCAGCCCTTGACGGCCGAAGACTGA
- a CDS encoding metallophosphoesterase: MRARYGVPLSLTAVGAAGLAYAAGIEARSFRLRRVTIPVLPRGMRPLRVLQVSDIHMVSGQNKKRRWLQSLAGLRPDFVVNTGDNLSDPEGVPEVLDALGPLMEFPGTYVFGSNDYYGPKLRNPARYLIEKVQGRHGLNGNPPVVGAVHNPWEELRDAFDEAGWVGLSNNRGRLKLDGIEIALTGLDDPHIKRDRYAEVAGGPEDGADLSLAVVHAPYLRSLDAFTADGYPLILAGHTHGGQLCIPFYGALVTNCDLDTGRVKGLSTHTAGEHTSYLHVSAGCGTNRYTPVRFACPPEATLLTLTEQA, encoded by the coding sequence ATGCGCGCGCGATACGGAGTACCCCTGTCCCTTACGGCGGTCGGCGCGGCCGGCCTCGCCTACGCCGCCGGCATCGAGGCCCGCTCCTTCCGGCTCCGCCGGGTGACGATCCCCGTACTCCCCCGCGGCATGCGGCCGTTGCGGGTGCTGCAGGTGTCGGACATCCACATGGTCAGCGGGCAGAACAAGAAGCGGCGCTGGCTGCAGTCCCTGGCGGGCCTCCGCCCCGACTTCGTCGTCAACACCGGCGACAATCTCTCCGACCCCGAAGGAGTGCCGGAGGTACTGGACGCACTGGGCCCGCTGATGGAGTTCCCCGGCACGTACGTGTTCGGTTCGAACGACTACTACGGTCCGAAGCTGCGCAATCCCGCCCGCTATCTGATCGAGAAGGTTCAGGGGCGACACGGCCTGAACGGCAATCCGCCGGTCGTCGGCGCCGTCCACAACCCCTGGGAAGAGCTGCGCGACGCCTTCGACGAGGCGGGCTGGGTCGGCCTGTCCAACAACCGCGGCCGCCTGAAGCTCGACGGCATCGAGATCGCACTGACCGGCCTGGACGACCCGCACATCAAGCGCGACCGGTACGCCGAGGTGGCCGGCGGGCCCGAGGACGGCGCCGATCTCTCCCTCGCCGTCGTACACGCCCCGTACCTGCGCTCCCTGGACGCCTTCACCGCCGACGGCTACCCGCTGATCCTCGCCGGGCACACCCACGGCGGCCAGCTGTGCATCCCCTTCTACGGCGCCCTGGTCACCAACTGCGACCTGGACACGGGCCGGGTCAAGGGCCTCTCCACCCACACCGCCGGCGAGCACACCTCGTACCTGCACGTCTCCGCGGGCTGCGGCACCAACCGCTACACCCCCGTCCGCTTCGCCTGCCCGCCCGAGGCGACCCTGCTGACGCTGACGGAACAGGCCTGA
- a CDS encoding LysR family transcriptional regulator — protein sequence MDLRLLPSFLAVVEEQHFGRAAARLFLSPPAVTQHIRRLESELGTPLLHRNPVRPTAAGVRLAEHARTLLAAADAAVEDVHEAVRRERERERSRRPLRVGIMAHGSAEITPAAVNAYRRARPEVPVEVVQLDFTEHVTALVEDRVDLAFIRPMPDDDRLAGDVLLTEQRIVVVPESAQLADARTEGVRVADLADLPIFRVPDHTPTIFKDYLYFHNEAARRGQSMALFPQEVLTGVLTGLGAGSGLRSFARYYNWPGAVFVPVLDAPPESSHLAARADDPDPEVAVFRALTTTLARELAPRINAMPLP from the coding sequence ATGGACCTCCGGCTGCTCCCGTCATTCCTGGCCGTGGTCGAGGAACAGCACTTCGGCCGGGCGGCGGCCCGCCTCTTCCTCTCCCCGCCGGCCGTCACCCAGCACATCCGCCGGCTGGAGAGCGAGCTCGGCACCCCGCTGCTGCACCGGAACCCGGTACGACCGACCGCCGCCGGCGTACGTCTCGCCGAGCACGCCCGGACCCTGCTGGCCGCGGCGGACGCGGCGGTCGAGGACGTGCACGAGGCGGTGCGCCGGGAGCGGGAACGGGAGCGGTCCAGGCGCCCGCTGCGGGTCGGCATCATGGCCCACGGCTCGGCGGAGATCACCCCGGCCGCGGTGAACGCCTACCGCAGGGCCCGCCCGGAGGTCCCGGTCGAGGTGGTCCAGCTCGACTTCACCGAGCACGTCACGGCGCTCGTGGAGGACCGGGTGGACCTGGCCTTCATCAGACCGATGCCCGACGACGACCGGCTGGCCGGTGACGTACTCCTCACCGAGCAGCGCATCGTGGTCGTCCCCGAGTCCGCCCAGCTCGCCGACGCCCGCACCGAGGGCGTACGCGTCGCCGACCTGGCCGACCTGCCCATCTTCCGGGTGCCGGACCATACGCCGACGATCTTCAAGGACTACCTCTACTTCCACAACGAGGCCGCCCGCCGCGGACAGAGCATGGCGCTCTTCCCGCAGGAGGTCCTCACCGGCGTCCTCACCGGCCTCGGCGCCGGCTCCGGCCTCCGCTCCTTCGCCCGCTACTACAACTGGCCCGGCGCGGTCTTCGTACCGGTCCTGGACGCACCCCCGGAGTCCAGCCACCTGGCGGCCCGCGCCGACGACCCCGACCCCGAAGTAGCCGTCTTCCGCGCCCTGACCACCACCCTCGCCCGCGAACTGGCCCCACGCATCAACGCCATGCCCCTGCCGTGA
- a CDS encoding WhiB family transcriptional regulator, protein MSWVTDWSAQAACRTTDPDELFVQGAAQNRAKAVCTGCPVRTECLADALDNRVEFGVWGGMTERERRALLRRRPTVTSWRRLLETARTEYERSAGILVDCEEEEYDNFAAVG, encoded by the coding sequence ATGAGCTGGGTAACCGACTGGAGTGCACAGGCAGCCTGCCGCACGACCGATCCGGACGAGCTGTTCGTTCAAGGAGCAGCGCAGAACCGCGCAAAGGCGGTCTGCACCGGATGCCCCGTGCGGACCGAATGCCTCGCCGACGCCCTGGACAACCGCGTCGAATTCGGCGTGTGGGGCGGGATGACGGAGCGCGAGCGGAGGGCGTTGCTGCGCCGCCGCCCGACCGTCACCTCGTGGCGTCGGCTGCTGGAGACGGCTCGTACGGAATACGAACGCAGCGCGGGAATTCTCGTGGACTGCGAAGAAGAGGAGTACGACAACTTCGCCGCGGTCGGCTGA
- a CDS encoding SulP family inorganic anion transporter — protein MSSSVFSPAARLRGARPPWLSPKVFRTEVLAGLVVGLALIPEAISFSVIAGVDPEVGLFAACTMAMVIAFVGGRPAMISASTGAVALVVAPVAREHGLGYLIATVILAGVFQIVLGALGVAKLMRFVPRPVMVGFVNALGILLFTAQIPNLRDVPWAVYPLVAAGLLLMVFFPRITKAVPAPLVSIVVLTVITIAAGIAVPTVGDKGKLPSALPVPGLPDVPFSLHTLTVIAPYALAMALVGLMESLMTAKLVDEITDTRSDKTRESIGQGIANIVTGFFGGMGGCAMIGQTMINVKNGARTRLSTFLAGFFLLILCIVLGPVVSEIPMAALVAVMVLVSVGTFDWHSIKPATLKRLPAGETVVMVLTVAVVVATDNLSIGVVVGTVTAMVIFARRVAHLVNVTAVTDPDNTQVVYSVTGELFFASTNDLVTQFDYAGDPGKVVIDLTAAHVWDASSVAALDAVETKYTQRGKTVEIIGLNEPSARLHRTLSGELADSH, from the coding sequence TTGTCCTCTTCCGTATTCTCCCCGGCCGCGCGGCTGCGCGGTGCCCGCCCGCCGTGGCTGTCCCCGAAGGTCTTCCGTACGGAGGTGCTGGCCGGTCTGGTCGTCGGCCTGGCGCTGATCCCCGAGGCGATCTCGTTCTCGGTGATCGCCGGGGTCGACCCCGAGGTGGGGCTGTTCGCCGCCTGCACCATGGCCATGGTGATCGCCTTCGTCGGCGGCCGGCCCGCGATGATCTCCGCGTCCACCGGCGCGGTCGCCCTGGTGGTGGCCCCGGTCGCCCGTGAGCACGGCCTCGGGTACCTGATCGCGACCGTGATCCTCGCCGGTGTCTTCCAGATCGTCCTCGGCGCCCTGGGCGTCGCCAAGCTGATGCGGTTCGTGCCGCGGCCGGTGATGGTCGGCTTCGTCAACGCCCTGGGCATCCTGCTCTTCACCGCCCAGATCCCCAATCTGCGCGACGTGCCGTGGGCGGTCTACCCGCTGGTGGCGGCCGGCCTGCTGCTCATGGTGTTCTTCCCGAGGATCACCAAGGCGGTGCCCGCGCCGCTCGTCTCCATCGTCGTCCTCACCGTGATCACGATCGCGGCCGGCATCGCCGTGCCCACCGTCGGCGACAAGGGCAAGCTGCCGTCCGCCCTGCCCGTACCGGGCCTGCCGGACGTACCGTTCAGCCTCCACACCCTCACCGTCATCGCCCCCTACGCGCTGGCGATGGCGCTGGTCGGGCTGATGGAGTCGCTCATGACGGCCAAGCTGGTGGACGAGATCACCGACACTCGCTCCGACAAGACCCGCGAGTCCATCGGCCAGGGCATCGCCAACATCGTCACCGGCTTCTTCGGCGGCATGGGCGGCTGCGCGATGATCGGCCAGACGATGATCAACGTGAAGAACGGCGCCCGCACCCGGCTCTCCACCTTCCTCGCCGGCTTCTTTCTCCTCATCCTGTGCATCGTCCTGGGCCCGGTCGTCTCCGAGATCCCCATGGCCGCACTGGTCGCGGTGATGGTGCTGGTCTCGGTCGGCACCTTCGACTGGCACTCGATCAAGCCCGCGACCCTCAAGCGGCTGCCGGCCGGCGAGACCGTCGTCATGGTCCTCACGGTCGCCGTCGTGGTCGCCACCGACAACCTCTCCATCGGCGTCGTCGTCGGCACCGTCACCGCAATGGTGATCTTCGCCCGCCGCGTCGCCCACCTGGTGAACGTCACCGCGGTCACCGACCCCGACAACACCCAGGTCGTCTACTCGGTCACCGGCGAGCTCTTCTTCGCCTCCACCAACGACCTGGTCACGCAGTTCGACTACGCCGGCGACCCGGGCAAGGTCGTCATCGACCTGACCGCGGCCCACGTGTGGGACGCCTCCTCCGTCGCCGCGCTGGACGCCGTGGAGACCAAGTACACCCAGCGCGGCAAGACCGTGGAGATCATCGGGCTGAACGAGCCCAGCGCCCGCCTCCACAGGACGCTGAGCGGGGAACTCGCGGACAGCCACTGA
- a CDS encoding transglycosylase domain-containing protein — translation MGKKRDGGGLTATQQAAKFLGVSVLAGAVLAGLALPAAGALGLAAKGTVEGFDEIPANMKTPPLSQQTKILDANGGEIAKVYFRNRKVVELKDISPYMQKAIVAIEDSRFYQHGAVDMKGILRAVNKNAQSGGVSQGASTLTQQYVKNVFVEEAGNDRDKVAEATQQTIGRKVRELKYAIQVEKELGKKKILQNYLNITFFGQQAYGVEAAAQRYFSKSAKDLDLPEAALLAGIVQSPSRYDPVNDPEEATKRRNTVLQRMADVHDITRAQADAAAKKPIELHLSTPRNGCITAVDGAGFFCDYVREAFLNDPVFGKTPKARLARWQRGGMTIRTTLDPQAQKAVQKSVSDHVYDSDPVATAAALVEPGTGKIRGMGQSRPYGFKGNQTQMNLSVDGDMGGGAGYQPGSTFKPVIAAAAIEQGVSPDKVYPSPYRMQYPSPVSTCKGMWNGSAPVENENSSEKGPYGMKEATAKSVNTYFVSLISDIGICPVTKMADRMGIKRADGKEIDQVPSITLGTQEMSPLTMAAGYAAFANRGEYCTPVAIESITGPDGKAMKVPQTSCRRAMSEKTADTINTLLQGVVEDGTGKEAGLSSRPSAGKTGTTDGRYAAWFVGYTPNMAGAVWVGDPEHKRRMVDITIGGRPYDKVFGGQVPGPIWRDAMAGALAGKPAPGFHTVPIRDPKSKKKNRAKPPAHTDDKPGGGGIDLPDLPDLPDVIGGGDNGGWSWPGGGNGRGHNG, via the coding sequence ATGGGTAAGAAGCGCGACGGTGGCGGCCTCACCGCGACCCAGCAGGCCGCGAAGTTCCTCGGCGTCAGCGTCCTGGCCGGAGCTGTGCTGGCGGGACTGGCCCTCCCTGCCGCCGGCGCGCTGGGCCTCGCCGCCAAGGGGACGGTCGAGGGATTCGACGAGATCCCGGCCAACATGAAGACGCCGCCGCTCAGCCAGCAGACGAAGATCCTGGATGCGAACGGCGGCGAGATCGCCAAGGTCTACTTCCGTAACCGCAAGGTGGTGGAGCTGAAGGACATCTCCCCGTACATGCAGAAGGCGATCGTCGCGATCGAGGACTCGCGCTTCTACCAGCACGGCGCGGTCGACATGAAGGGCATCCTGCGCGCGGTCAACAAGAACGCGCAGTCCGGCGGGGTCTCGCAGGGTGCCTCGACGCTGACGCAGCAGTACGTGAAGAACGTCTTCGTCGAGGAGGCGGGCAACGACCGGGACAAGGTCGCGGAGGCCACCCAGCAGACCATCGGCCGCAAGGTGCGCGAGCTGAAGTACGCGATACAGGTCGAGAAGGAGCTGGGCAAGAAGAAGATCCTGCAGAACTACCTGAACATCACCTTCTTCGGGCAGCAGGCGTACGGCGTCGAGGCCGCGGCCCAGCGGTACTTCAGCAAGTCCGCCAAGGACCTGGACCTCCCCGAGGCCGCGCTGCTGGCCGGCATCGTCCAGTCGCCGAGCCGGTACGACCCGGTCAACGACCCGGAGGAGGCCACCAAGCGGCGCAACACCGTGCTGCAGCGGATGGCCGACGTCCACGACATCACCCGGGCGCAGGCCGACGCCGCCGCCAAGAAGCCGATCGAGCTGCACCTCAGCACCCCGCGCAACGGCTGCATCACCGCCGTCGACGGTGCCGGGTTCTTCTGCGACTACGTCCGCGAGGCCTTCCTGAACGACCCGGTCTTCGGCAAGACGCCCAAGGCCCGGCTGGCCCGCTGGCAGCGCGGCGGCATGACGATCCGTACGACGCTGGACCCGCAGGCCCAGAAGGCGGTGCAGAAGTCGGTCAGCGATCACGTGTACGACTCGGACCCGGTCGCCACCGCGGCGGCGCTGGTCGAGCCGGGCACGGGCAAGATTCGCGGCATGGGCCAGTCCCGGCCGTACGGCTTCAAGGGCAACCAGACCCAGATGAACCTGTCCGTGGACGGTGACATGGGCGGCGGCGCCGGATACCAGCCCGGTTCGACCTTCAAGCCGGTGATCGCGGCGGCCGCGATCGAGCAGGGCGTCAGCCCGGACAAGGTCTACCCGTCCCCGTACCGCATGCAGTACCCGAGCCCGGTCTCCACCTGTAAGGGCATGTGGAACGGCAGCGCCCCGGTGGAGAACGAGAACAGCAGCGAGAAGGGCCCGTACGGCATGAAGGAGGCGACCGCCAAGTCGGTCAACACCTACTTCGTGTCGCTGATCAGCGACATCGGCATCTGCCCGGTCACGAAGATGGCCGACCGGATGGGCATCAAGCGCGCCGACGGCAAGGAGATCGACCAGGTCCCGTCTATCACTCTGGGCACGCAGGAGATGTCGCCGCTGACCATGGCCGCGGGGTACGCCGCGTTCGCCAACCGCGGCGAGTACTGCACGCCGGTCGCCATCGAGTCGATCACCGGCCCGGACGGCAAGGCGATGAAGGTCCCGCAGACCAGCTGCCGCCGGGCCATGTCGGAGAAGACGGCCGACACCATAAACACCCTTCTCCAGGGCGTCGTCGAGGACGGCACCGGCAAGGAGGCCGGGCTCAGCAGCCGGCCGAGCGCGGGCAAGACCGGTACGACGGACGGCCGTTACGCCGCCTGGTTCGTGGGCTACACCCCGAACATGGCGGGTGCGGTCTGGGTCGGCGACCCCGAGCACAAGCGGCGGATGGTCGACATCACCATCGGCGGCCGCCCGTACGACAAGGTCTTCGGTGGCCAGGTGCCGGGGCCGATCTGGCGGGACGCGATGGCCGGGGCGCTGGCCGGGAAGCCCGCGCCGGGCTTCCACACGGTGCCCATCCGCGACCCCAAGAGCAAGAAGAAGAACCGTGCCAAGCCACCGGCCCACACGGACGACAAGCCCGGCGGGGGCGGCATCGACCTCCCCGACCTGCCGGACCTGCCCGACGTCATAGGGGGCGGCGACAACGGCGGCTGGAGCTGGCCGGGCGGGGGAAACGGCCGCGGGCACAACGGGTGA
- a CDS encoding Pr6Pr family membrane protein — protein sequence MIDPTRSDPTRSSHYATGPAGASALTPSSAVAPHVRRPLAAVLRVLLAAAAATGIALEISRATDLPRLFSDFSVQVGTVFALGTLWSAYRAGSGRRPVSARITGALLLYVVFAALLHHTHLVPGPGGPGGSATTGTAAALLLHTAVPLGAVLDWLFLSAPRQYRLRHTWQWLAYPFLYLLFAVLRGALITPGAAGRYPWPFLDATAHGYLSALTAALLCLLTLYALATVLLAIDQLRPAPPRPGYRISRTGIGPLK from the coding sequence ATGATCGACCCGACCCGGTCCGACCCCACCCGTTCCTCGCACTACGCGACCGGCCCGGCCGGCGCCTCGGCACTCACCCCGTCCTCAGCGGTCGCGCCGCACGTCCGACGCCCGCTCGCCGCCGTCCTCCGCGTCCTGCTCGCCGCGGCCGCGGCCACCGGCATCGCCCTGGAGATCAGTCGCGCCACCGACCTGCCGCGCCTGTTCAGCGACTTCTCGGTCCAGGTCGGCACCGTGTTCGCGCTCGGCACCCTGTGGTCCGCCTACCGCGCCGGCAGCGGCCGCCGCCCCGTCTCCGCCCGGATCACCGGCGCGCTCCTGCTCTACGTGGTCTTCGCCGCCCTGCTCCATCACACGCACCTCGTGCCCGGCCCCGGCGGCCCCGGCGGCTCCGCCACGACCGGCACGGCCGCCGCCCTGCTCCTGCACACCGCCGTCCCCCTCGGCGCCGTACTGGACTGGCTCTTCCTGAGCGCCCCGCGCCAGTACCGGCTGCGCCACACCTGGCAGTGGCTCGCCTACCCCTTCCTCTATCTCCTCTTCGCCGTCCTCCGCGGCGCACTGATCACTCCGGGCGCCGCCGGCCGCTACCCCTGGCCCTTCCTGGACGCCACGGCACACGGCTATCTCTCCGCCCTGACAGCCGCCCTCCTGTGCCTTCTCACCCTCTACGCGCTCGCCACCGTCCTCCTCGCGATCGACCAGCTCAGGCCCGCTCCTCCGCGCCCCGGGTATCGGATTTCGCGTACGGGGATCGGTCCGCTAAAGTAG
- a CDS encoding MFS transporter, whose product MVTDTAELLPTRPARAAAPAPRRYGLRAALMMTASGWSANQFAALLGAYRAAGLSDAAVNALLAVYAVGLIPGLLTAAPLADRYGRRPVALGALALNLAATLLLMLGAGSAFWLAPGRLLTGVSAGALLAAGGAWVKELSSPPYAPAGTETVAARRSGVFVSLGFASGGLSASLIAQWAPWPMVLAYLPHLVLAVLAGCLARRSPETRPEGRPEGRTATGRGSARAADGRGGGTGFLRAVLPMAPWVFAAPMVGFATLPGLVDGGLTGWQVVYAGVATAVVPGSGVAVQPLARRLSGRSRLFTGAAGLLVMAAGFVLAVPAAGYGQPVLGLVAGAVLGAGYGLALTYGLATVAVLAAPAALARLTSYFWSLAYLGMFAPLLLGALAAAFPMPWLLAATAGLAVLSCVLLVLLGRTRSGRLRPRSLRLRP is encoded by the coding sequence ATGGTGACCGACACCGCTGAACTGCTCCCGACCCGCCCTGCCCGCGCCGCTGCGCCCGCCCCTCGCCGGTACGGGCTGCGGGCGGCGCTGATGATGACGGCCTCCGGCTGGAGCGCCAACCAGTTCGCCGCGCTGCTCGGTGCCTACCGCGCCGCCGGGCTCTCGGACGCCGCGGTGAACGCGCTGCTCGCGGTGTACGCGGTGGGGCTGATACCCGGACTGCTCACCGCCGCCCCGCTCGCCGACCGGTACGGGCGGCGCCCGGTGGCGCTCGGCGCCCTCGCCCTCAATCTGGCCGCCACGCTGCTGCTGATGCTGGGTGCGGGCTCGGCGTTCTGGCTGGCGCCCGGGCGGCTGCTCACCGGCGTCAGTGCCGGGGCGCTGCTGGCGGCCGGGGGCGCGTGGGTGAAGGAGCTCTCCTCGCCGCCGTACGCGCCGGCGGGTACGGAGACGGTGGCCGCCCGGCGCTCCGGCGTCTTCGTCTCGCTCGGCTTCGCCTCGGGCGGGCTGTCCGCCTCGTTGATCGCCCAGTGGGCGCCCTGGCCGATGGTGCTCGCGTACCTGCCGCATCTCGTGCTGGCCGTACTCGCCGGCTGCCTCGCCCGGCGGAGCCCGGAGACCCGGCCGGAGGGACGCCCGGAGGGCCGTACCGCCACGGGCCGTGGCTCCGCGCGGGCGGCCGACGGGCGCGGCGGCGGCACCGGTTTCCTGCGGGCCGTCCTGCCCATGGCCCCCTGGGTCTTCGCCGCGCCGATGGTGGGCTTCGCCACCCTTCCCGGGCTGGTGGACGGCGGTCTCACCGGCTGGCAGGTGGTGTACGCCGGGGTGGCGACCGCGGTCGTGCCCGGCTCGGGGGTGGCGGTACAGCCACTGGCCCGGCGGCTGAGCGGGCGCAGCCGGCTGTTCACCGGGGCCGCCGGGCTGCTGGTCATGGCCGCGGGGTTCGTCCTGGCCGTACCGGCAGCCGGGTACGGGCAGCCGGTGCTCGGGCTGGTCGCCGGGGCGGTGCTGGGCGCCGGGTACGGGCTCGCCCTGACCTACGGACTGGCCACCGTCGCCGTACTCGCCGCCCCGGCCGCGCTGGCCCGCCTCACGTCCTACTTCTGGAGCCTGGCCTACCTCGGGATGTTCGCTCCACTGCTGCTCGGCGCCCTCGCCGCCGCCTTCCCGATGCCCTGGCTGCTGGCCGCGACCGCGGGGCTCGCGGTGCTGAGCTGTGTGCTGCTCGTACTCCTCGGCCGGACCCGCAGCGGCCGCCTCCGGCCCCGCAGCCTCCGCCTCCGGCCTTGA
- a CDS encoding MerR family transcriptional regulator — protein sequence MSSEHMQIGEVAARTELSLRTIRHYEETGLVIPSARSQGGFRLYTEADVARLMVIRRMKPLGFSLDEMRALLEATDRLDSGEPLPADEHAELLARLRHFEEAAQQRVADLRTQLARAEEFAGTLRERLTRAPAR from the coding sequence GTGAGCAGCGAGCACATGCAGATCGGCGAGGTCGCCGCGCGTACGGAGCTGTCGCTGCGCACCATCCGGCACTACGAGGAGACCGGGCTGGTCATTCCGTCCGCCCGCTCGCAGGGCGGCTTCCGCCTCTACACCGAGGCCGACGTCGCGCGGCTGATGGTCATCCGCCGGATGAAACCGCTGGGGTTCAGCCTGGACGAGATGCGCGCGCTGCTGGAGGCCACCGACCGCCTCGACTCCGGGGAGCCGCTCCCCGCCGACGAGCACGCCGAACTCCTGGCCCGGCTGCGGCACTTCGAGGAGGCCGCGCAGCAGCGGGTCGCGGACCTGCGCACCCAGCTCGCGCGGGCCGAGGAGTTCGCCGGCACCCTGCGCGAACGCCTCACGCGGGCCCCGGCGCGGTAG
- a CDS encoding FkbM family methyltransferase, with translation MRAAGEAESTFEARAHPLPDVLTADEIAKARVIKIDVEGAEGAEGAAVRGLAPVLDQLRPDAEPAIEVTPQRMAELGHSAEELLETFTKRGFPMYRLANDYAAGSYPAALRRGAQAPVRRRGPVTDESELIFSRVDADVLL, from the coding sequence GTGAGAGCGGCGGGCGAAGCGGAGTCCACGTTCGAGGCGCGGGCCCACCCCCTGCCCGACGTGCTGACGGCGGACGAGATCGCCAAGGCCCGCGTCATCAAGATCGACGTCGAAGGCGCCGAAGGCGCCGAAGGGGCCGCCGTGCGCGGCCTGGCGCCCGTCCTGGACCAGCTCCGTCCCGACGCCGAGCCGGCCATCGAGGTCACCCCGCAGCGGATGGCGGAGTTGGGGCACTCCGCCGAAGAGCTGCTGGAGACGTTCACGAAGCGCGGCTTCCCCATGTACCGGCTGGCCAACGACTATGCGGCGGGCAGCTACCCCGCCGCTCTGCGCCGCGGCGCTCAGGCCCCGGTCCGCCGGCGCGGCCCGGTCACCGACGAGAGCGAGCTGATCTTCTCCCGGGTGGACGCCGACGTACTGCTGTGA